The genomic segment GCGTTTTCCCGAATGCACCAAGCACCTCGGCCCTATCGTCGAAGGCACCGTCGTGCCGTTCGGTGCCCGTGTGCCCGGCACCAGCTATCGCCTCGATCCGGTCAAAGCCGCCTGGGACATTGGCTGCATCGTGCGCTGGCTCGACTACAACGACACCTGGCTCGCCGCTGAATGGGGGCATCCGTCGGACAACCTCGGCGGCATTCTCGCGGTGGCCGATCACCTGTCGCAAAAGCGCGTGGCCAATGGCGAGGCGCCGCTGACGATCCGTGCGGTGCTGGAAGCGATGATCATGGCCCACGAGATTCAGGGCGTGATTGCCCTGGAAAACTCCTTCAACCGTGTCGGCCTCGATCACGTCATCCTGGTAAAAGTGGCCTCGACGGCCGTCACCGCCAAGCTGATGGGCGCTAACCGGGAGCAACTGTTGTCGGCGCTGTCCCATGCCTTTGCCGATGGTCAGGCGCTGCGCACTTACCGCCATGCGCCGAACGCCGGTTCGCGAAAATCCTGGGCGGCGGGGGACGCGTCTAGCCGTGGCGTGCGTCTGGCCGATATCGCCATGCGCGGCGAAATGGGCATTCCCGGCGTCCTCAGTGCCAGACAGTGGGGCTTCTACGACGTGTTGTTCAGCCACACCAATAACGATCTGGCGCTCAAGCCTGAGGGTAAACGCGAGTTCAGCTTCTCCCGACCGTATGGCAGTTACGTGATGGAAAACGTGCTGTTCAAGATCAGCTTCCCCGCCGAATTCCATGCGCAAACCGCCTGCGAAGCCGCCGTCACCTTGCACCCGCAAGTGCGCAATCGCCTGCACGAGATCGACCGAATCGTCATCACCACCCACGAATCGGCGATCCGCATCATTTCCAAGGTCGGCCCGCTGGCCAACGCCGCCGACCGTGATCACTGCATTCAATACATGACCGCCGTGCCGCTGGCGTTCGGCAATCTGGTGGCGGAGCAGTACGAAGACGATTTCCATGCGGCGCACCCGATCATCGACGTGCTGCGGGACAAAATGGTCATCGTCGAAGACCCGCGTTTCACTCGCGAGTATCTGGAGCCGAACAAACGCTCTATCGCCAACGCGGTGCAGGTGTTTTTCAAGGACGGCTCCAGCACCGAGAACGTGGTGGTGGAATACCCGATTGGCCATCGTCGGCGCCGGGTCGACGGCATTCCGTTGCTGGAAGACAAGTTCAAGGCCAACCTGGCGACCCGCTTCACCGCGCAACGCAGCGCCGAGATTTTTGCGCTGTGCAAGGATCAGGCAACGCTTGAGGCGACGCCAGTGAACCGGTTTGTCGACTTGTTCGTGATCTGACGCTGAACCCCTGTGGGAGCGGCCTTTGGCTGCTCCTCAGGCCTTGAGCCATTTCTCGACCGGCAATTTGGTAATGGCGAAACCGGTCAGCAAAATCGCGGAGTACAGCATCAATTCCCGCGACACACTCTGTCCCTCATACCAAGCCCCAATCACCACCGCGAACACCGGAAAAATGATGAACACAAACGACAGGATGATCGGACTCAGACGTTTGAGCAGCAGGAAATAAACAATGAATCCACCCACCGACGCCACCAGTCCCAGGTAGAGCAGGGCGCCCCACGAGCGTGTGCTGATGTCGCCCAACACCGGGGCTTCAACCCACCATCCGGCCACGAACAGCATCAAGCCCGCCAAGCCGATGGGCAGCGTGTTGTAGGTGATCACGCTGATCGCCGTGCCGTGCTTCTTGGTCACCACGTAACACAGCGCATGCATCACCGCCGCCGCGAGAATCGCCAGCACCCCGAACAGCTCGGCATGATCCAGATGCAGCCCCTGGCTGCGGATAATCATGAACAGACTGGCAAAGCCGATGGCGATGCCGATCACTTGCGAAGGGTAGATTTTCTCCCGCAGAAACAACGCCGAAAAAATCAGGATGAACACCGGCATACAGCTGAACAGCAGCGCCGTGAGGCCGGACGACACGTGCATTTCGCCATAGTTGAGCAAGTAGTACGGCAGGCTGAAATACGACAGCGTGACGAACACGAAGAACCAGCGGCTTTGGCGTGGAAACAGCAGCGGTTCGCGACGCAGCAAGGCGAAGCTCAGGAACAGCGGAAAGGCGATCAGAAACCGCAGACCGGCGGCGGTCAGTGGCGGCACGCTTTCGACGGCAATCTTGATACCCAGCCAGGTGGTGCCCCAACTCATGCACACAATCAGGAACAACAGGCTGGTAATCACCCCCGCCAGCCAGGGGCGGCGCAGGTTGGCGGTGGCGCTGAGGGCGATGGGCATGGTCGAGCTCCTTTCGTCGTCGGAATTGACCTGGTGGGTGAAAAGGTCTATCCCTGATTGAACCTGTTTTCAACACGCTATTCGGGCCGACAATGACTGTCAAAACAAGTATTGCCACGGTGTCAATCCTGCGAGAGGGCTTGGCCCATGGGCGCGGCGTCAAGTACAAGCGTCTGGCCGAGGCGATTGAAAAAAGCATTGGCGAGGGCTTGATCGAAACCGGCAGCAAGTTGCCGCCCCATCGGTTATTGGCCGACAGCCTGGGCGTGACCATCGGCACCATCAGCCGCGCCTATGGCGAACTGGAGCGGGTGGGGTTGGTGGTGGCGCGTGTGGGCGATGGCACGTATGTGCGTCAGCGCGGCATGGAACGACCGCGCGATGGTGGTTTTCGCAATGTCAGCGATGAGCCGCAGCCGTTCTTCGACATGAGCCGCAACCAGCCGATTCCGGGCCAGGAGTCGGAGTTTCTGCGTCAGAGCCTGCAAGCCCTGAGCAGCGATGCGCAAACCCTGCAATCGATCAGCGGTTACACCGCCGACAGCGGTTTGCTGCGTCATCGTGCGGCGGGCGCCCACTGGTTGAGGCATCAGGACTTTGTGCCGAACTCCGAGCAAATTGTCTGCGTCAACGGCGGCCAGCACGGTTTGCTATGTGTACTGATGGGCCTGCTCAAGGCGGGCGACACGCTGGTAACCGAGCATCTGACCTACCCCGGACTGATCAGCGTCGCCCGCATGCTGGGGATAAAACTCATCGGTATCGCCATGGACGGTGAAGGATTGCGCCCGGATGAGCTGAATGACATTTGCCAGCAGCATCGTGTATCGGCGCTGTACTGCACGCCCACGATCCAGAATCCCACGGCGGCAGTGATGTCGGTGGCGCGCCGCGAAGCCATCGCTGAAATCTGTCGCCAGCACAATCTGCTGGTCGTCGAGGACGAAGCCCATGCCGTACTGGCGCGGCAGCGGCCCTTGCCCCTGAGCCACTTTGCCCCTGAACGATCGGTGTTGATCGGCAGCCTGAGCAAAGCGGTTTCGGCCGGGTTGCGGGTCGGTTATCTGCATGCGCCGCTGCCTTTGATCGGTCGCCTGAGCGCGGCTGTGCGCGGCACCTGCTGGATGGCCAGTCCGTTGACGATGACGTTGGCGAGCGAGTGGATCGAACGCGGCATCGCCGAGCAGTTGTTGGGACAGCAGATTGCCGAGATTGCCCGGCGCAAGGCGTTGGTCGGCGGGTTGCTGGAAGGGCTGGCGTATAAGACCCATGCGAACAGCCCGCACTTCTGGATCGAGGTGTCGCAGCCGTGGCGAGCATCGCAGATCGCGGCGGAGCTCAAGCAGCGGGGTTATCTGGTGGCGACCGCTGAAGCCTTTGCGGTGGGGCATGGGGCGGTGGCGCAGTTTGTTCGGGCGAGTGTGTGTAATGCGGTGGCGGATGACCGGTTGTTGATTCGAGGGTTTGAAACATTGGTGGGGGCATTGGCTGAAACCGTGTAATCGTTCTTCGCGAGCAAGCCCGCTCCCCCATTGGAATTGCCTCGTGCACCCATCCCCTGTGGGAGCGAGCCTGCTCGCGAAGCCTTTGGCAAGGCCTTGTTGCAGCGCCTGAAATAATTGTGGCGAGGGAGCTTGCTCCCGCTGGGCCGCGCAGCGGCCCCAATATCTGAAACCTCATTTGCTGAGGCGTACCGTGCTCTCCGGTTTTGCGGCTGCTGCGCAGCCGAGCGGGAGCAAGCTCCCTCGCCACAGGGGGGGATTACTTGAACCGCCGTTCCACCCCTTTCTCCACCAGAATCTTCGCCGAAATCTCTTCCACGGAAAAATGCGTGGAGTTGATGTGTGGAATATTCTCGCGTCGAAACAGATTCTCCACCTCACGCACTTCAAACTCGCACTGGGCGTAGCTCGAATAGCGGCTGTTGGGCTTGCGCTCGTTGCGGATCGCGGTCAGGCGGTCCGGGTCGATGGTCAGGCCGAACAGCTTGTGTTGATGGGCGCGCAGGGCGCTTGGCAGGGTCAGGCGCTCCATGTCGTCTTCGGTCAGCGGGTAGTTGGC from the Pseudomonas sp. N3-W genome contains:
- the prpD gene encoding 2-methylcitrate dehydratase; the encoded protein is MSANVDLNNRPDYDRVLQDIADYVLHFKIESQEALDTARNCLMDTLGCGLLALRFPECTKHLGPIVEGTVVPFGARVPGTSYRLDPVKAAWDIGCIVRWLDYNDTWLAAEWGHPSDNLGGILAVADHLSQKRVANGEAPLTIRAVLEAMIMAHEIQGVIALENSFNRVGLDHVILVKVASTAVTAKLMGANREQLLSALSHAFADGQALRTYRHAPNAGSRKSWAAGDASSRGVRLADIAMRGEMGIPGVLSARQWGFYDVLFSHTNNDLALKPEGKREFSFSRPYGSYVMENVLFKISFPAEFHAQTACEAAVTLHPQVRNRLHEIDRIVITTHESAIRIISKVGPLANAADRDHCIQYMTAVPLAFGNLVAEQYEDDFHAAHPIIDVLRDKMVIVEDPRFTREYLEPNKRSIANAVQVFFKDGSSTENVVVEYPIGHRRRRVDGIPLLEDKFKANLATRFTAQRSAEIFALCKDQATLEATPVNRFVDLFVI
- a CDS encoding DMT family transporter, which encodes MPIALSATANLRRPWLAGVITSLLFLIVCMSWGTTWLGIKIAVESVPPLTAAGLRFLIAFPLFLSFALLRREPLLFPRQSRWFFVFVTLSYFSLPYYLLNYGEMHVSSGLTALLFSCMPVFILIFSALFLREKIYPSQVIGIAIGFASLFMIIRSQGLHLDHAELFGVLAILAAAVMHALCYVVTKKHGTAISVITYNTLPIGLAGLMLFVAGWWVEAPVLGDISTRSWGALLYLGLVASVGGFIVYFLLLKRLSPIILSFVFIIFPVFAVVIGAWYEGQSVSRELMLYSAILLTGFAITKLPVEKWLKA
- a CDS encoding PLP-dependent aminotransferase family protein codes for the protein MTVKTSIATVSILREGLAHGRGVKYKRLAEAIEKSIGEGLIETGSKLPPHRLLADSLGVTIGTISRAYGELERVGLVVARVGDGTYVRQRGMERPRDGGFRNVSDEPQPFFDMSRNQPIPGQESEFLRQSLQALSSDAQTLQSISGYTADSGLLRHRAAGAHWLRHQDFVPNSEQIVCVNGGQHGLLCVLMGLLKAGDTLVTEHLTYPGLISVARMLGIKLIGIAMDGEGLRPDELNDICQQHRVSALYCTPTIQNPTAAVMSVARREAIAEICRQHNLLVVEDEAHAVLARQRPLPLSHFAPERSVLIGSLSKAVSAGLRVGYLHAPLPLIGRLSAAVRGTCWMASPLTMTLASEWIERGIAEQLLGQQIAEIARRKALVGGLLEGLAYKTHANSPHFWIEVSQPWRASQIAAELKQRGYLVATAEAFAVGHGAVAQFVRASVCNAVADDRLLIRGFETLVGALAETV